The following DNA comes from Lutra lutra chromosome 14, mLutLut1.2, whole genome shotgun sequence.
GGAGACCaatcctcctccagccccactaGGAGCAGGAAATATCGTTCACAAccagaagaaaatgaactttGTTCTTTAGAAAACCGAGTTACAGTATTCCGAGTGTCTTTCTGGCGTTCTAACCTTGCAATGTTGCCTTTACAAATTCAGAAAGCAAATGATCTTCAAAAtgatgtgtgtacgtgtgtgtgtgtgtgcttgcatgtgcacatgtgggCACGTTCATTGGCTTACTGCTCTTAGACCTGGTCACATGGTCACTGACATCATTTTAATGTTGCTAAGTTGAGATACTTTCAAGTTCCCGACCAAGGACTCCTGCTTGAGAAGGCGACGGAAGCCTTTTGGAGTGTGCAGAAAGGGCCAATCTAGGGAGCTACTgacacctgcttcctcccttacCAACTCGCCCATACATGCTCTTTGAGCTTCAGTGTCCTTTTCTTGTCATTGTTGCAGGGATTAAATACAGTGTGataatgtgtgcatgtgttttgtAAATGCCGAAGTGCTATGAGGGTTTAGTTAGCCCTTCACCTTGTGCTCCCTATACACACTGGTGATCCTTCAGCATGTGCCTCCAGGCCAGAACGTCAAGCCGTTGTTGGAGGCTGTGTCCAGGGTGCTGAGCGGACCTCCAGGTGAACCTCCAGCCGGCCTCGAGCCCACTTCTCATTGAGCGTGTTCCTCGGGCATCCTCCCAGATCACCCTCATTGGAGTTACCTAAGGAGCCCACAGACCATGCAGAGCCCAGACCTGTTGATTTGGAAACCTCAAGTATAACCCAGGAATCTCAATTTTTAACCAGTACCCCAAGTTTATCAGGTGAGTCTGAGAATCACCAACGTGTGAGAATCATGGACCCAATGGTGCCCCCCAGAAATGTATTCCTTGACACATTTACTCTCCAGCAGTGCGCACACACCCACCTTGTGCCAGAGGCTGTTTGTGGGGTCAGTCTTTGGGAGCAGGGGAGACGCACAGGTAAACATCTCACTCTGATGTCCCACACCAAGAATCTAATGAAGTCATGTATCCAACCCTGAATTCTGTGGGCCCCGCGAGGGGGCCAAGTGATGTGGAGACTGCTGCCACTAGGTGGGTTTCTTCCCCAGGGAGACAAGGCTCTGCACACGCAACACAGTAGTTAATGTTCACCAGAGCTCTGAAAGGTAAAGAAGGAAACCGAGGCTTGACAAAGTTCAGTGACTtgtgcagggtcctgggatggcaggGGTGCTCTGGTAAGTGTTCAGTTAGCCTctcagggtgggggcagggagctcaGATCCACACACCTTCCCAGCAGGGCCTTGGTAAAAGGACAGAAGGGCCACCGTCCTGAGGGTAGGCTTATACCTTGCATGCCCAGAGTCCCTGAGGCTGCCACCAAGCCAGACCACCCACcgccctcccccttctctgaaGAGCTTCGGCACATTATGCCATCCAGGTCCTTCATGAACTGGAACTTGCTGTCTCACCAGACCCAGGGCAGATGGTGTGTGTGGCTGACAGATGGCAGCAGCTGGATCTCAGGCTGGAGATGCTGAGCCACACCACGGCTCTACTGGGGCTGTCTGTGGACAGACAAGCTGGCCCACTGCGAGGGCTCAGGGTCAAATAAAGGCCTCTCCTGGCTGAGGGGGATGCCCAGAGGTTGTCACAGTGAGTTGCAGCATCCCCTCAGCAGACTTGAGAAGCTCTGGCTGAAAGGCGATGGGGAGGGGACCTGGCAAACTGAGCACCCCCAGGAGCACGGCAGGTGCACTGGTCACGCAGGACGGAGAAATGTGGGTCGCTTCGGCTCTCAGCCAAAGGAGCCTCCCTGAGTTCCCCCAGCTCAGCCTGCAGAGGGAGGAGCCACCGGCCCCGGGAAGCATCTCGGGCACTGGTGGGCAGGACCTCCGTGTGGAGGTCTGACGGGGCTGGTGCTCAGGCTGGGGCAGGTGGCACTGAGGCGTGGAGGTGCCCAGGCATCCGTCCCTTCTCTCAGACAGACTTCCCGGACTCAGCCTGTCTGGGGCGCACACaggggagggctggaggggcGGAGGAGCTGCAAGGAGCCAATCGCCCCGCACCGGAGCCTTCAGGCCGGTTCTCTCGGCGTGTGAGAGAGTGTGCGCGCCCCGGCGGGGATTTCTGCGATAGAAGCAGCCGGATtccggagagggagagaagaggagggggaagaagcggaggggaggagagaattgggggtgggagagacagaCGGAGGGAAcagcagtgggagagagggaagagaagcgcagccaggagagagagggagggagagggagcgggagCGGGCGGGAGCGAGCGAGAAAGTGGAGGGGAGAGCAGAAAGGGAGAGCGCGCGGGGAGCGGGCTGGacgagagagagcgagagagcgagagcgagccgGGGAGCCggcgggcgcggcggcggcggaggcagAGCGCGGcgggagggatggggtgagggcCGCGGGGAGCGGAGGCCGAGCCGGCCGCGGGCGGGCGCCGGGCAGCCAGCTCCGGGGCGCGGGCGCGGGGGGCCCATggcggcgggggccgggggggcgcggggcggcggcggcggcggcgggggcgccaTGGCGGCGCCGGGTGGCGGGCCCTGAGCGCCGCGGCGGGCGCGCACCATGAACTCGTGGGACGCGGGCCTGGCGGGGCTGCTGGTGGGCACGATGGGCGTCTCGCTGCTGTCCAACGCGCTGGTGCTGCTGTGCCTGCTGCACAGCGCCGACATCCGCCGCCAGGCGCCGGCGCTCTTCACCCTCAACCTCACGTGCGGCAACCTGCTGTGCACCGTGCTCAACATGCCGCTCACGCTGGCCGGCGTCGTGGCGCAGCGGCAGCCCGCCGGGGACCGCCTGTGCCGCCTGGCCGCCTTCCTCGACACCTTCCTGGCCAccaactccatgctcagcatggcgGCGCTCAGCATCGACCGCTGGGTGGCCGTGGTCTTCCCGCTGAGCTACCGCGCCAAGATGCGCCTCCGCGACGCCGCGCTCATGGTGGCCTACACGTGGCTGCACGCGCTCGCCTTCCCCGCCGCCGCGCTCGCCCTGTCCTGGCTCGGCTTCCACCAGCTGTACGCGTCGTGCACGCTGTGCAGCCGGCGGCCGGACGAGCGCCTGCGCTTCGCCGTCTTCACGGGCGCCTTCCACGCGCTCAGCTTCCTGCTGTCCTTCGTCGTGCTCTGCTGCACGTACCTCAAGGTGCTCAAGGTGGCTCGCTTCCACTGCAAGCGCATCGACGTGATCACCATGCAGACGCTCGTGCTG
Coding sequences within:
- the GPR26 gene encoding G-protein coupled receptor 26; translated protein: MNSWDAGLAGLLVGTMGVSLLSNALVLLCLLHSADIRRQAPALFTLNLTCGNLLCTVLNMPLTLAGVVAQRQPAGDRLCRLAAFLDTFLATNSMLSMAALSIDRWVAVVFPLSYRAKMRLRDAALMVAYTWLHALAFPAAALALSWLGFHQLYASCTLCSRRPDERLRFAVFTGAFHALSFLLSFVVLCCTYLKVLKVARFHCKRIDVITMQTLVLLVDIHPSVRERCLEEQKRRRQRATKKISTFIGTFLVCFAPYVITRLVELSSSVPIGSHWGVLSKCLAYSKAASDPFVYSLLRHQYRKSCKEILNRILHRRSLHSSGLTGDSHSQNILPVSE